In one window of Zhongshania aliphaticivorans DNA:
- a CDS encoding PHP domain-containing protein: MIVDLHTHTTASDGGLSPQELVARAQQCGVKLLAVTDHDTIDAYQIIDELAVNELQIIAGIELSCTWSGVNIHVLGLGIDTNSGRLKSELAAQRVARSERAVIIGERLAKLGFVGTYEGAAALAEGRAIGRPDFARYMVSAGYVDSMATAFDKYLGAGKAGDVKAMWPAIETVVEWITSSGGVAVLAHPLHYKLTNAKLRRMLVDFKEAGGEGLEVCNGRPSPQDLNYLKQLCQDYSFEASAGSDFHQPNNWSELGCRAEVVAPCQPVWARWAQSE; this comes from the coding sequence ATGATTGTTGATTTGCATACCCATACCACTGCTTCCGATGGTGGCTTGAGTCCCCAAGAGTTAGTGGCACGTGCGCAACAATGTGGTGTAAAACTGCTCGCCGTTACCGACCATGACACTATTGACGCTTATCAAATAATTGACGAACTAGCGGTTAATGAATTGCAAATTATTGCAGGTATTGAATTATCCTGCACATGGTCAGGGGTTAATATTCATGTACTTGGCTTGGGGATTGATACCAATAGTGGACGCTTAAAGTCTGAACTGGCGGCTCAGCGTGTAGCGCGAAGTGAGCGTGCTGTCATTATTGGTGAGCGATTAGCTAAGTTAGGGTTTGTTGGAACTTATGAAGGCGCTGCCGCGTTAGCCGAGGGGCGTGCAATTGGACGTCCAGATTTTGCCCGTTATATGGTGTCTGCAGGTTATGTCGATTCAATGGCGACAGCATTTGATAAGTACCTTGGCGCAGGAAAGGCTGGAGACGTTAAGGCGATGTGGCCAGCCATTGAGACCGTCGTTGAGTGGATAACCTCTTCTGGCGGTGTTGCTGTTCTCGCTCACCCCTTACATTACAAGCTAACAAATGCAAAATTGCGACGAATGTTAGTGGATTTCAAAGAAGCGGGCGGGGAGGGTTTGGAGGTTTGTAATGGCAGGCCGTCACCACAAGATTTAAATTATCTAAAGCAGCTTTGTCAGGATTATAGTTTTGAGGCATCTGCCGGCAGTGATTTTCATCAACCAAATAATTGGTCTGAGCTAGGCTGTCGCGCAGAGGTAGTAGCCCCTTGTCAGCCAGTTTGGGCGCGGTGGGCACAGTCAGAATAA
- a CDS encoding peptidylprolyl isomerase encodes MTTSKGDISIELFPQKAPITVKNFLNYVNSGFYNGTIFHRVIQRFAVQGGGFTADMVEKPNRDAIINESKSSKLRNERWTVAMARTDDPNSARSQFFINMRMNLNLDARMGRDGYAVFGRVIDGQNVVRDIAISKTHTVNYMSDVPVEPILIISTKVK; translated from the coding sequence ATGACAACCTCTAAAGGCGACATTTCTATCGAACTCTTCCCACAAAAAGCCCCCATCACCGTTAAGAATTTCCTCAACTATGTTAATAGTGGCTTTTATAATGGGACCATCTTCCATCGTGTTATTCAGCGATTTGCCGTTCAGGGCGGTGGCTTTACTGCGGATATGGTAGAAAAACCAAATCGCGACGCCATCATTAACGAATCTAAATCAAGTAAGCTGCGGAACGAACGCTGGACTGTAGCCATGGCTCGCACTGACGATCCTAACAGCGCGCGCTCACAATTTTTCATCAATATGCGTATGAATCTTAACTTAGATGCACGCATGGGCCGAGACGGTTACGCCGTCTTTGGCAGAGTCATCGATGGGCAAAATGTGGTTCGTGATATCGCCATCAGCAAGACTCACACCGTCAACTATATGAGTGACGTGCCAGTCGAACCGATATTAATCATTAGCACCAAAGTGAAATAG
- a CDS encoding TIGR04211 family SH3 domain-containing protein encodes MKKFFIFSLSAILFSLASASFAETRYISDKIYVPLRVGDGSKYRIIHRGLPSGEKLELISTNKDSGYSQVKTSKGVEGWLPSHYLSSSPSARSQLEANKKRIEALSATNKDLRIQLENSTESSEKTNSVVNELNKENTNLTEQLEEIKRISANSIKLDEDNRRLLESNQMLSSEVDVLKTDNARLREDKENEFFLNGAFAVLIGVMIALIVPRMMPKRRSDWG; translated from the coding sequence GTGAAGAAATTTTTTATATTTAGCTTATCAGCCATCTTATTTAGCCTGGCAAGTGCATCTTTTGCAGAAACCCGTTACATCAGTGATAAAATATATGTGCCGCTACGCGTTGGCGACGGGTCCAAATACCGGATTATCCACCGTGGCCTTCCCAGCGGAGAGAAACTTGAGCTAATAAGCACCAACAAAGACAGCGGGTATTCTCAAGTGAAAACGAGCAAAGGCGTTGAGGGCTGGCTACCAAGCCATTATCTGAGCTCGTCACCTTCAGCCCGCAGCCAGCTTGAAGCCAACAAAAAACGCATTGAAGCGCTTTCTGCCACCAATAAAGACCTGCGTATTCAATTAGAAAATTCAACGGAATCTAGCGAAAAAACAAACAGCGTTGTCAATGAGCTCAACAAGGAAAATACAAATCTCACGGAGCAACTAGAAGAAATTAAGCGGATTTCGGCAAACAGCATCAAATTAGATGAAGATAACCGTCGCCTACTTGAATCCAACCAAATGCTCAGCAGTGAAGTCGACGTACTTAAAACAGACAATGCTCGCCTGCGAGAAGACAAGGAAAATGAATTCTTTTTAAATGGCGCTTTTGCAGTCCTTATCGGCGTCATGATTGCCCTTATTGTCCCCCGCATGATGCCTAAGCGCCGGTCTGACTGGGGGTAA
- a CDS encoding VC0807 family protein, which produces MPEQASTTQKNSQRHSMVVNLLFNIVIPTLILTKLSGDTYLGARYSIVIALAFPLGFGLYDFVKTRRANAFAILGFISVLLTGGISLLELDAEYIAIKEASIPAIIGIATLISLYTPYPLIKTFLFNDDVIHTDKINHALKKHDNSNLFDKALRNATYLVALSFFLSATLNYALAKVLLVSPPGTAEYSAELGKMTGLSFPVIALPCTLVMLGALFYLVKRIEKLTALSFEDIFRVG; this is translated from the coding sequence ATGCCTGAGCAGGCAAGCACAACTCAAAAAAATAGCCAACGACATAGCATGGTCGTCAATTTACTCTTCAATATCGTCATTCCCACCCTGATACTAACCAAACTCAGCGGCGATACCTACCTAGGCGCACGCTATAGTATCGTGATTGCTCTCGCCTTCCCATTAGGATTTGGCCTTTATGACTTCGTTAAGACTCGCCGTGCCAATGCTTTCGCAATATTAGGGTTTATCAGTGTATTACTAACTGGCGGTATAAGCTTGCTAGAACTAGATGCAGAGTATATTGCTATCAAAGAAGCAAGTATCCCCGCTATCATTGGCATTGCTACACTAATATCACTGTACACACCCTACCCACTCATCAAAACCTTTCTGTTTAACGATGATGTGATACATACAGATAAAATTAACCACGCCTTAAAAAAACACGATAACAGTAATCTGTTTGATAAAGCGCTGCGAAATGCAACTTACCTTGTTGCCTTGTCGTTTTTTTTATCCGCGACACTAAATTACGCCTTAGCAAAAGTTCTTCTCGTCAGCCCACCCGGTACCGCAGAGTACAGTGCCGAACTGGGAAAAATGACAGGACTTAGCTTTCCCGTCATTGCCCTCCCCTGCACCTTAGTCATGCTGGGCGCATTATTTTACTTAGTAAAGCGAATTGAAAAGCTTACTGCCCTTAGTTTCGAAGATATTTTCAGAGTAGGTTAG
- a CDS encoding YciI family protein, producing MLYAIISEDVQDSLSKRQSARAAHLARLEDLKKQGRLIIAGPHPAIDSEDPGEAGFSGSLIIAEFQSLQEAQQWADSDPYIQAGVYAKVLVKPYKKVLP from the coding sequence ATGTTATACGCCATCATTAGTGAAGACGTTCAAGACAGCTTAAGTAAGCGTCAAAGTGCCCGCGCCGCCCATCTTGCCCGTCTTGAAGACCTTAAAAAACAAGGCCGCCTTATTATAGCCGGCCCTCATCCAGCCATTGACTCAGAAGACCCAGGTGAAGCCGGTTTTAGCGGAAGTTTAATTATCGCTGAATTTCAATCACTTCAGGAAGCGCAGCAGTGGGCAGACAGCGACCCTTATATACAAGCGGGCGTCTATGCCAAAGTGCTCGTAAAACCCTATAAAAAAGTACTGCCTTAA